A section of the Flavobacterium ardleyense genome encodes:
- the tamL gene encoding translocation and assembly module lipoprotein TamL — MKSSYIPYCLLSIALIVASCSNTKYLKEGELLYVGGKVKVEDSIIKKSERKALQNELKTLLRPKPNSSILGLRPKLLIYNLAGEPKKEKGIQYWLRNKVGEAPVLFSDVNLEYNSDVLQSNVENRGYFKARTSADSTRRGKRATAEYTVQPRKQYKIREINFPQDSTELASAIRRTKKGSILKTDQPYNLENIKAERERINDRLKQRGFYYFNPDYILAKVDSTVGKYQVDINLTIKEETPKNATNIYKINDVVVYPNYTLSTDTIRFSASDAITHNDITIIDSAKTFDPRIFDRTLYFKKGDIYNRRDHNLSLNRLVNMGTFKFVKNEFKLADSEEHLLDTYYYLTLLPKKSIRAEILGKTNSANYAGTELNVNWSNRNTFRGAELLTISTSGGLEMQVSGQNKGYNVYRIGGEANLVWPRFIAPFKIHSASGYVPRTKATIGYEYQNRQKLYSLNSFKGSFGYQWKENLRKEHELIVANVNYVSPTNVSELYLNQADSIPGLLKVIEKQLIFGPTYSYTYTNTMEKRKKHTFYYKGGIELAGNVAGLISGSNVKKGDTTTVFGVPFSQFVKVDSDFRHYLKLSNNSQLVSRVMVGAGYAYGNSGELPFIRQFFNGGTNSIRAFRARSIGPGTFDPNKDDSPFLPDQSGDLKLEMNIEYRAKLFSVVHGAVFVDAGNIWLLNKDENKPGAEITKDFMNQLAVGTGVGLRFDLSFLILRTDLAFPLRKPYLAEGDRWVLDKINLGNGSWRRENLVFNLAIGYPF, encoded by the coding sequence ATGAAGAGTAGTTATATTCCTTACTGTCTACTTTCTATAGCTCTCATAGTAGCTTCTTGTAGCAATACTAAGTACTTAAAAGAAGGGGAGCTACTCTATGTAGGTGGCAAAGTTAAAGTTGAAGATAGTATTATTAAGAAAAGTGAACGCAAAGCTCTGCAAAATGAATTAAAAACTTTGTTGCGACCAAAACCCAATTCCTCCATTTTAGGATTACGTCCAAAGTTGCTAATTTACAATCTTGCCGGCGAGCCTAAAAAAGAGAAGGGAATTCAATATTGGCTACGCAATAAGGTAGGCGAAGCGCCAGTACTCTTTAGCGATGTAAATCTCGAGTACAATTCGGATGTACTGCAAAGCAATGTCGAGAATAGAGGATATTTTAAGGCTAGAACCTCGGCAGACTCTACAAGACGAGGAAAGAGAGCTACTGCTGAGTATACTGTACAACCTCGAAAGCAGTATAAAATACGTGAAATTAACTTTCCGCAAGACTCTACCGAATTGGCTTCGGCAATTAGACGAACTAAAAAAGGATCAATTTTAAAAACTGATCAACCTTATAATTTGGAAAACATCAAAGCCGAACGCGAGCGAATTAATGACAGATTAAAACAGCGAGGTTTTTATTATTTTAATCCTGATTATATATTAGCAAAAGTTGATAGTACTGTTGGTAAGTATCAAGTTGATATTAATTTAACAATCAAAGAAGAAACGCCTAAAAACGCTACCAACATCTACAAGATTAATGACGTAGTTGTATATCCAAATTACACTTTATCAACAGACACAATTAGATTTAGTGCATCTGATGCGATCACTCATAATGACATAACTATTATTGATTCGGCAAAAACATTTGATCCTAGAATTTTTGATCGAACTTTATATTTTAAAAAAGGAGACATTTATAATAGAAGAGACCATAATTTATCGTTAAATCGGTTAGTAAATATGGGAACTTTTAAATTTGTGAAAAACGAATTCAAGCTCGCTGATTCGGAAGAGCACTTACTCGACACTTATTATTATCTAACCCTACTTCCTAAAAAGTCAATCAGAGCCGAAATCCTCGGTAAGACCAACTCTGCCAACTACGCAGGTACAGAATTGAATGTCAATTGGAGCAATCGCAACACTTTTAGAGGTGCTGAGCTACTCACAATTTCGACCTCTGGCGGACTAGAAATGCAAGTTTCTGGTCAAAATAAAGGGTATAATGTTTATAGAATTGGTGGTGAGGCAAACTTAGTTTGGCCACGATTTATTGCACCTTTCAAAATACATTCTGCTAGTGGCTATGTTCCACGTACAAAGGCAACAATAGGCTACGAATATCAAAATAGACAGAAATTATATTCTTTAAATTCATTTAAAGGTTCATTTGGATATCAATGGAAAGAGAATTTACGTAAAGAGCATGAGCTGATTGTAGCAAATGTCAATTATGTAAGTCCAACTAACGTTTCTGAATTGTATTTAAATCAAGCCGATTCTATTCCAGGACTTTTAAAGGTGATTGAAAAGCAATTAATCTTTGGACCAACCTACTCCTACACGTATACCAATACGATGGAAAAAAGAAAGAAGCACACTTTTTATTATAAAGGAGGCATTGAGTTGGCAGGAAATGTTGCTGGACTTATTTCTGGTTCTAATGTAAAGAAAGGCGATACTACTACTGTTTTTGGGGTTCCTTTTAGTCAATTTGTAAAAGTTGATAGCGATTTTCGTCACTATTTAAAATTGAGTAACAATTCGCAATTAGTGAGTAGAGTTATGGTCGGGGCCGGATATGCGTACGGAAATTCAGGCGAACTTCCATTTATTAGACAATTCTTTAATGGTGGTACCAACAGCATTAGAGCATTTAGAGCAAGATCAATTGGTCCAGGTACATTTGATCCAAATAAGGATGATAGTCCCTTCCTGCCAGATCAGTCTGGAGATTTAAAGTTGGAAATGAATATAGAATATCGTGCAAAACTCTTTAGCGTAGTGCATGGCGCAGTTTTCGTAGATGCTGGAAATATTTGGTTGCTAAATAAAGACGAAAATAAACCTGGTGCTGAAATTACTAAAGATTTTATGAATCAACTCGCGGTAGGTACAGGTGTAGGATTGCGTTTTGATTTATCCTTTTTAATCCTGAGAACCGACTTGGCTTTTCCACTAAGAAAGCCCTATTTGGCCGAGGGAGATCGCT